A portion of the Krasilnikovia cinnamomea genome contains these proteins:
- a CDS encoding STAS domain-containing protein — MNRSPGRTHPARRLVLDMGGVTFLDAAGVRAPLRCHHAAEQLGTCLEIRPAGDMVRRALTICRVADLFHLTA; from the coding sequence ATCAATCGCTCGCCCGGAAGAACGCACCCGGCCCGCCGCCTGGTGCTGGACATGGGCGGCGTGACCTTCCTGGACGCCGCCGGGGTCCGGGCGCCGCTCCGCTGCCACCACGCCGCCGAACAACTCGGCACGTGCCTCGAGATCCGCCCGGCCGGCGACATGGTCCGCCGGGCCCTCACCATCTGCCGGGTCGCGGACCTGTTCCACCTCACGGCGTAA
- the recA gene encoding recombinase RecA, whose product MVAGPDREKALDLALAQIDKQFGKGSVMRLGERPVVQTAIIPTGSIALDVALGVGGLPRGRVIEIYGPESSGKTTVALHAVASAQRAGGIAAFIDAEHALDPEYARALGVDTDALLVSQPDTGEQALEIADMLIRSGALDIIVIDSVAALVPRAEIEGEMGDSHVGLQARLMSQALRKITGVLNNSGTTAIFINQLREKIGVMFGSPETTTGGRALKFYASVRLDVRRIESLKDGTDVVGNRTRVKVVKNKVAAPFKQAEFDIMYGKGISREGSLIDVGVEQSIIRKSGAWYTYEGDQLGQGKEKAREFLRENPDVAAEIEKKILEKLGVGQAGSDAAGGPELPPVDF is encoded by the coding sequence ATGGTGGCAGGACCCGACCGGGAGAAGGCTCTCGATCTGGCGCTGGCGCAGATCGACAAGCAGTTCGGCAAGGGTTCCGTGATGCGGCTGGGGGAGCGGCCGGTCGTGCAGACGGCCATCATCCCGACCGGCTCCATCGCGTTGGACGTGGCGCTCGGCGTCGGCGGGCTGCCGCGCGGCCGCGTCATCGAGATCTACGGCCCGGAGTCCAGCGGTAAGACGACGGTGGCCCTGCACGCGGTCGCCAGTGCCCAGCGAGCCGGTGGCATCGCGGCGTTCATCGACGCCGAGCACGCCCTCGACCCGGAGTACGCGCGGGCCCTCGGCGTCGACACCGACGCCCTCCTGGTGTCCCAGCCGGACACCGGTGAGCAGGCGCTGGAGATCGCCGACATGCTGATCCGCTCCGGTGCCCTCGACATCATCGTCATCGACTCGGTGGCCGCCCTCGTGCCGCGCGCCGAGATCGAGGGCGAGATGGGCGACAGCCACGTCGGCCTCCAAGCCCGCCTGATGAGCCAGGCGCTGCGGAAGATCACCGGCGTGCTCAACAACTCCGGCACCACCGCCATCTTCATCAACCAGCTCCGCGAGAAGATCGGCGTCATGTTCGGCTCCCCCGAGACGACGACCGGTGGCCGGGCCCTGAAGTTCTACGCCTCGGTGCGCCTCGACGTGCGCCGCATCGAAAGCCTCAAGGACGGCACGGACGTCGTCGGTAACCGGACCCGCGTCAAGGTCGTCAAGAACAAGGTCGCCGCGCCGTTCAAGCAGGCCGAGTTCGACATCATGTACGGCAAGGGCATCTCCCGTGAGGGGTCGCTCATCGACGTCGGCGTCGAGCAGAGCATCATCCGCAAGTCCGGCGCCTGGTACACGTACGAGGGTGACCAACTGGGCCAGGGCAAGGAGAAGGCCCGGGAGTTTCTCCGGGAGAATCCCGACGTGGCGGCCGAGATCGAGAAGAAGATCCTGGAGAAGCTCGGTGTGGGCCAGGCGGGCAGCGACGCCGCCGGCGGTCCCGAGCTGCCCCCGGTCGACTTCTGA
- a CDS encoding type III effector protein: MGILDDHDARAAFAQVLAATGDTPAAAAPVSGPGPAAGEAALTALTALRRLREHLDACEPRLIAAARAAGTSWAVLAPAMGVASRQAAERRYLRIRRSDLDDVTATGDERVTAERDRRAGTRAVTGWARDNGADLRQLAGQITALTDLGPDAQASLDRLHHALGGSDPAALLPLLADTRTYLRPEHAVLADRITTVTEDTDQVRHRTQRRRERQRRSPHRDPADPER; the protein is encoded by the coding sequence ATGGGAATCCTCGACGACCACGACGCGCGGGCCGCGTTCGCGCAGGTCCTGGCCGCCACGGGCGACACGCCGGCCGCGGCGGCGCCGGTCAGCGGACCCGGCCCGGCTGCCGGCGAGGCAGCGTTGACCGCGCTGACCGCGCTGCGCCGCCTCCGTGAACACCTGGACGCCTGCGAACCGCGGCTCATCGCCGCCGCCCGCGCCGCCGGGACCAGCTGGGCTGTCCTGGCTCCCGCCATGGGGGTCGCCAGCCGCCAGGCCGCCGAACGCCGCTACCTGCGCATCCGCCGAAGCGATCTCGACGATGTCACCGCCACCGGCGACGAGCGCGTGACCGCCGAACGCGATCGCCGCGCCGGGACCCGCGCGGTCACCGGCTGGGCCCGCGACAACGGCGCCGACCTGCGGCAACTCGCCGGCCAGATCACCGCTCTCACCGACCTCGGCCCCGACGCCCAGGCCAGCCTGGACCGGCTGCACCACGCCCTCGGCGGCAGCGACCCGGCGGCCCTGCTGCCGCTGCTCGCCGACACCCGCACGTACCTGCGGCCCGAGCATGCCGTGCTGGCCGACCGGATCACCACGGTCACCGAAGACACCGACCAGGTCCGCCACCGCACCCAGCGCCGCCGCGAACGGCAGCGCCGATCGCCGCACCGCGACCCGGCAGACCCCGAACGCTGA
- a CDS encoding DUF3046 domain-containing protein produces the protein MRLTDFWARLEQTFGVSYARSLAADHAFADLGGRTIDQAIAQGVDTATVWRAVVAAYPDRVPVRLH, from the coding sequence GTGCGGTTGACGGACTTCTGGGCGCGGCTCGAGCAGACATTCGGCGTGAGCTACGCCAGGAGCCTGGCGGCCGATCACGCCTTCGCCGATCTCGGCGGCCGGACCATCGACCAGGCCATCGCGCAAGGGGTGGACACGGCCACGGTGTGGCGCGCGGTGGTGGCCGCGTACCCCGATCGCGTTCCGGTACGCCTGCACTGA
- a CDS encoding aminotransferase class I/II-fold pyridoxal phosphate-dependent enzyme has product MSEQYQVTGSNAASISASIEAGVRTGDLVWGQALPAVRLLADALHVSPGTVAKAYQDLRQRGVVETAGRRGTRVRARPAVATPRSALRLPVPEGMLDLSAGEPDLRLLPRLGPPLHEVARDTGEPLGYAAAGAVPELVEEARARLAADGLPAADAAITVTSGTLDAIERLLTTHLRPGDPVAVEDPGWANLLDLVAALGLTAIPVAVDDEGPQPTALAAALAAGARAVVVTARAQNPTGASVTAARAAELKPILAGHPEVLLIEDDHAAELAGVPLHSLSGATAAWAFTRSASKPYGPDLRIAVLAGDEATIARVAGRMRIGTGWVSTLLQRLLLLLWRDAAVTAAVAAAADSYDRRRLGLRHALSARGLPVHGTTGLNLWVRVPDETRTVGALRDAGYAAAPGSLFRLSTPPGIRLTVSPLDMHELDRLAEAVAAAAHPVGAGPPSR; this is encoded by the coding sequence GTGTCAGAACAGTATCAGGTCACGGGTTCCAACGCTGCCTCGATTTCCGCCAGCATCGAGGCGGGGGTGCGCACGGGGGATCTGGTCTGGGGTCAGGCGCTGCCCGCGGTCCGGCTGCTCGCCGACGCACTGCATGTCAGTCCCGGCACCGTCGCGAAGGCGTACCAGGACCTGCGCCAGCGTGGCGTCGTCGAGACCGCCGGCCGGCGCGGCACCCGCGTACGGGCCCGGCCCGCCGTGGCCACCCCGCGCTCGGCGCTGCGCCTGCCCGTCCCCGAAGGGATGCTCGATCTCTCGGCCGGTGAGCCCGACCTGCGCCTGCTGCCACGGTTGGGCCCGCCGCTGCACGAGGTGGCGCGAGACACCGGCGAGCCGCTCGGCTACGCCGCCGCCGGCGCGGTGCCCGAGCTGGTCGAGGAGGCCCGGGCGCGGCTGGCCGCGGACGGCCTGCCCGCCGCCGACGCCGCGATCACGGTCACCTCGGGGACGCTCGACGCGATCGAGCGGCTGCTCACCACCCATCTGCGCCCCGGCGACCCCGTAGCCGTCGAGGACCCGGGCTGGGCCAACCTGCTCGACCTCGTCGCCGCGCTCGGCCTCACCGCGATACCCGTGGCCGTCGACGACGAGGGCCCGCAGCCCACCGCGCTGGCGGCCGCACTGGCCGCGGGCGCCCGCGCGGTCGTCGTCACGGCCCGGGCGCAGAATCCGACCGGCGCCTCGGTAACCGCCGCCCGGGCCGCCGAGCTGAAACCGATCCTCGCGGGCCACCCCGAGGTGCTGCTCATCGAGGACGATCACGCCGCCGAGCTGGCCGGTGTGCCCCTGCACAGCCTCAGCGGCGCCACCGCGGCCTGGGCGTTCACCCGCTCGGCCTCCAAGCCCTACGGTCCGGATCTGCGCATCGCGGTTCTCGCCGGTGACGAGGCCACGATCGCCCGGGTCGCCGGGCGCATGCGCATCGGCACCGGCTGGGTCTCCACCCTGCTGCAACGCCTGCTCCTGCTGCTGTGGCGCGACGCCGCCGTGACCGCGGCCGTCGCCGCCGCGGCCGACAGCTACGACCGCCGCCGCCTCGGCCTGCGCCACGCCCTGTCCGCGCGGGGCCTGCCGGTCCACGGCACCACGGGCCTCAACCTCTGGGTACGGGTGCCCGACGAGACCCGCACCGTCGGGGCGTTACGCGACGCCGGGTACGCCGCCGCGCCGGGATCACTGTTCCGTCTGAGCACCCCGCCCGGCATCCGCCTGACCGTGAGCCCGCTGGACATGCACGAGCTGGACCGGCTCGCCGAGGCGGTGGCCGCGGCGGCTCACCCCGTGGGCGCCGGACCCCCGTCCCGGTGA
- a CDS encoding amino acid ABC transporter permease, whose product MSTNTDTVLYDHPGPRARARNRILTVVFGVALLALLYWVYARFDAKGQWAAPLWKPFTYASTWTDYIIPGLEGTLKAAAVAMVLSLVFGLVFSIGRLSDHRWVSIPAGAVVEFFRAVPLLLLMFFIFYGVPFLTQTPMPVFWAVVAGLTLYNGSVLAEAFRAGIRAVPLGQSEAGYAIGLRKSHVMQAILLPQAARAMLPVIVSQLVVLVKDTALGYIIAYPELLQLGVNNLSANYGNVVQAAIVVAIIFILVNTVLTWLAGWLERRTRRAGRTPRVIGEAVAASGRAASGVGEAQG is encoded by the coding sequence GTGAGCACGAACACCGACACTGTTCTCTACGACCACCCCGGCCCCCGGGCCCGGGCCCGCAACCGGATCCTCACGGTCGTCTTCGGGGTGGCGCTGCTGGCGCTGCTGTACTGGGTCTACGCGCGCTTCGACGCCAAGGGCCAGTGGGCGGCCCCACTGTGGAAGCCGTTCACGTACGCCAGCACGTGGACCGACTACATCATCCCGGGGCTGGAAGGCACCCTGAAGGCCGCCGCGGTCGCCATGGTGCTCTCGCTCGTGTTCGGGCTCGTCTTCTCGATCGGCCGGCTCTCCGACCACCGCTGGGTCAGCATCCCCGCCGGTGCGGTCGTCGAGTTCTTCCGCGCCGTACCGTTGCTGCTGTTGATGTTCTTCATCTTCTACGGCGTGCCGTTCCTGACGCAGACGCCGATGCCGGTCTTCTGGGCGGTGGTCGCGGGCCTCACCCTCTACAACGGCTCCGTGCTGGCGGAGGCGTTCCGGGCCGGGATCCGGGCGGTGCCGCTGGGGCAGAGCGAGGCCGGCTACGCGATCGGCCTGCGCAAGAGCCACGTCATGCAGGCGATCCTGCTGCCCCAGGCGGCGCGCGCGATGCTCCCGGTGATCGTCAGCCAGCTCGTCGTGCTGGTGAAGGACACCGCGCTGGGCTACATCATCGCGTACCCGGAGCTGTTGCAGCTGGGCGTCAACAACCTGTCCGCCAACTACGGCAACGTGGTGCAGGCCGCCATCGTCGTCGCGATCATCTTCATCCTGGTGAACACGGTCCTGACCTGGTTGGCGGGCTGGCTCGAGCGGCGCACCCGCCGGGCGGGCCGCACGCCGCGGGTCATCGGTGAAGCGGTGGCCGCCAGCGGAAGGGCCGCCAGCGGGGTCGGCGAAGCGCAGGGCTGA
- a CDS encoding amino acid ABC transporter permease produces MNVFSDPANFDVYVTGFLWILKLTIGGTVGALVLGVLLAAMRVSPVPVLRGFGAAWVNTFRNTPLTLIIFFCYFGLYATLGLTISDNLERNNYWLGVIGLAVYTAAFVCEAIRSGINTVPAGQAEAARAIGMSFRQTLTMIVLPQAGRTVVAPLGSIFIALAKNSTIVGTIGLAESSNAMKELINANGDVVIPIFLVFAGTFAAVLIPSGYAFGWLANRLAVKR; encoded by the coding sequence ATGAACGTCTTCTCCGATCCCGCCAATTTCGACGTGTACGTGACCGGGTTCCTCTGGATCCTGAAACTCACGATCGGGGGCACCGTCGGCGCGCTCGTCCTGGGAGTGCTGCTGGCCGCGATGCGGGTCTCCCCCGTGCCGGTGCTGCGCGGCTTCGGCGCGGCGTGGGTGAACACCTTCCGCAACACGCCGCTGACGTTGATCATCTTCTTCTGCTACTTCGGCCTGTACGCCACGCTCGGCCTCACGATCTCCGACAACCTCGAGCGCAACAACTACTGGCTCGGCGTGATCGGTCTGGCGGTCTACACCGCCGCGTTCGTCTGCGAGGCCATCCGCTCCGGCATCAACACCGTGCCGGCGGGACAGGCCGAGGCCGCCCGGGCGATCGGGATGTCCTTCCGGCAGACCCTGACGATGATCGTCCTGCCGCAGGCCGGGCGCACCGTGGTCGCGCCGCTGGGCAGCATCTTCATCGCGCTCGCCAAGAACTCCACCATCGTCGGGACCATCGGGCTCGCCGAGTCGTCCAACGCGATGAAGGAGCTCATCAACGCCAACGGCGACGTGGTCATCCCGATCTTCCTGGTCTTCGCGGGCACCTTCGCGGCGGTCCTCATTCCCTCCGGCTACGCCTTCGGCTGGCTGGCGAACCGGCTGGCGGTGAAGCGGTGA
- a CDS encoding UdgX family uracil-DNA binding protein (This protein belongs to the uracil DNA glycosylase superfamily, members of which act in excision repair of DNA. However, it belongs more specifically to UdgX branch, whose founding member was found to bind uracil in DNA (where it does not belong), without cleaving it, appears to promote DNA repair by a pathway involving RecA, rather than base excision.) has translation MVRSEPPVGAQEFIPPGARTLDELKAAAAGCRGCELYQHATQTVFGRGAAHAGVVFVGEQPGDVEDQQGLPFVGPAGRLLREAVDDAGIDPADVYITNAVKHFRFELRGKRRIHQNPGPAHITACRPWLVSEFALLKPEIVVILGATAAKALLGPDFRVTRSRGQLMPWPASARHPEDFPVAQTQALATIHPSAVLRADDRDTAYRGLVDDLRVAAGAVGSRPTRR, from the coding sequence ATGGTGAGGAGCGAGCCGCCGGTCGGCGCCCAGGAGTTCATCCCGCCGGGAGCACGGACGCTCGACGAACTCAAGGCCGCCGCTGCCGGCTGCCGCGGCTGTGAGCTGTATCAGCACGCCACCCAGACGGTCTTCGGCCGTGGTGCCGCGCACGCCGGGGTCGTCTTCGTCGGCGAGCAGCCGGGCGACGTCGAGGATCAGCAGGGTCTGCCGTTCGTCGGCCCGGCGGGTCGCCTGCTGCGCGAAGCGGTGGACGACGCGGGCATCGATCCGGCCGACGTCTACATCACCAACGCGGTCAAGCACTTCCGGTTCGAGCTACGCGGCAAGCGGCGCATCCACCAGAATCCCGGCCCCGCGCACATCACCGCCTGCCGGCCCTGGCTGGTTTCCGAGTTCGCCCTGCTCAAGCCCGAGATCGTGGTCATCCTCGGGGCCACGGCGGCCAAGGCCCTGCTCGGACCGGACTTCCGGGTCACCCGCTCCCGTGGCCAGCTCATGCCGTGGCCGGCCTCGGCCCGCCACCCGGAGGACTTCCCGGTGGCGCAGACCCAGGCACTCGCCACGATTCACCCCTCGGCCGTGCTCCGCGCCGACGATCGCGACACCGCGTACCGCGGCCTGGTGGATGATCTCCGGGTTGCGGCGGGGGCGGTCGGCTCCCGGCCCACCCGCCGCTGA
- the rny gene encoding ribonuclease Y, with protein sequence MAIAVLAALVVFGLVIGARVVRQLQHGRVDEQFLEAKDQHEQSLAALRTAADEASTAVDDAKAKAASVRAEAAAAKAEANAARAEARRVLEAAHAEADTILDHAHRQAESDAEQVRVAARRSGEREVALLNATAKEQAAEVERRAARIDERERLHADEVERLTERERRLAAMDTDLTGREAALTRREAALATAEEEHRRELERIAGLTAEAARAELVDSIEGQAKREAALLIRDIENDARSTAETRARHIVVDAIQRVASEQTAESVVSVLHLPSDEMKGRIIGREGRNIRAFESTTGVNLIIDDTPEAVLLSCFDPVRREVGRLTLEKLVLDGRIHPHRIEEVFESAKSEVERLCDRAAEEALVDVGITDIHPELATLLGRLRYRTSYGQNVLKHLVETAHIAGIMAAELRLDVPTIKRCAFLHDIGKALTHEVEGSHALIGADLARKYGESEDVVHAIEAHHNEVAPQTMEAVLTQASDACSGGRPGARRESLEAYVKRLERIEEIAAGKLGVDKVFAMQAGREIRVMVRPEEIDDIGAAVLARDVAKQIEEELTYPGQIRVTVVRESRVTELAR encoded by the coding sequence ATGGCGATCGCGGTCCTCGCCGCACTGGTGGTCTTCGGTCTCGTGATCGGCGCCCGGGTGGTGCGCCAGTTGCAGCACGGCCGGGTCGACGAGCAGTTCCTGGAAGCCAAGGACCAGCACGAGCAATCCCTCGCCGCGCTGCGCACCGCCGCCGACGAGGCCTCCACCGCGGTCGACGACGCCAAGGCCAAGGCCGCGTCGGTGCGCGCCGAGGCGGCCGCCGCGAAGGCGGAGGCCAACGCGGCCCGCGCCGAGGCACGCCGCGTGCTGGAGGCCGCGCACGCGGAAGCCGACACCATCCTCGATCACGCCCACCGGCAGGCCGAGTCCGACGCCGAGCAGGTCCGGGTGGCGGCCCGCCGCAGCGGCGAGCGTGAGGTGGCGCTGCTCAACGCCACGGCCAAGGAACAGGCCGCCGAGGTGGAGCGTCGCGCGGCCCGGATCGACGAGCGGGAGCGGCTGCACGCCGACGAGGTGGAGCGGCTCACCGAACGTGAGCGCCGCCTCGCGGCGATGGACACCGACCTGACCGGCCGGGAGGCGGCCCTGACGCGCCGTGAGGCCGCGCTGGCCACGGCCGAGGAGGAGCACCGCCGCGAACTGGAGCGGATCGCCGGGCTGACCGCCGAGGCCGCCCGCGCCGAGCTGGTCGACAGCATCGAGGGTCAGGCGAAGCGGGAGGCCGCGCTCCTGATCCGCGACATCGAGAACGACGCCCGCAGTACCGCCGAGACGCGGGCCCGGCACATCGTCGTGGACGCCATCCAGCGGGTCGCCAGCGAGCAGACCGCGGAGAGCGTGGTCAGCGTCCTGCACCTGCCCAGCGACGAGATGAAGGGCCGGATCATCGGCCGCGAGGGCCGCAACATCCGGGCCTTCGAGTCGACCACCGGGGTCAACCTGATCATCGACGACACCCCCGAGGCGGTGCTGCTGTCCTGCTTCGACCCGGTACGCCGGGAGGTCGGCCGCCTGACCCTGGAGAAGCTGGTGCTGGACGGGCGCATCCACCCGCACCGCATCGAGGAGGTCTTCGAGTCGGCCAAGAGCGAGGTGGAGCGCCTCTGCGACCGGGCCGCCGAGGAGGCTCTGGTCGACGTCGGCATCACGGACATCCACCCCGAGCTGGCGACGCTGCTGGGCCGGCTGCGCTACCGCACCAGCTACGGCCAGAACGTCCTCAAGCACCTGGTCGAGACCGCGCACATCGCCGGCATCATGGCCGCCGAGCTGCGCCTGGACGTGCCGACGATCAAGCGGTGCGCGTTCCTGCACGACATCGGCAAGGCGCTCACCCACGAGGTGGAGGGCAGCCACGCGCTGATCGGCGCGGACCTGGCCCGCAAGTACGGCGAGAGCGAGGACGTGGTGCACGCCATCGAGGCGCACCACAACGAGGTTGCCCCGCAGACCATGGAGGCCGTGCTCACCCAGGCGTCCGACGCGTGCTCCGGCGGCCGGCCGGGCGCCCGGCGGGAGAGCCTCGAGGCGTACGTGAAGCGGCTGGAGCGGATCGAGGAGATCGCCGCGGGCAAGCTCGGGGTGGACAAGGTCTTCGCGATGCAGGCCGGCCGGGAGATCCGGGTGATGGTGCGCCCGGAGGAGATCGACGACATCGGCGCGGCAGTGCTGGCCCGCGACGTGGCCAAGCAGATCGAGGAGGAGCTGACCTACCCGGGCCAGATCCGCGTCACGGTCGTCCGCGAGTCCCGCGTCACGGAGCTGGCCCGGTAG
- a CDS encoding regulatory protein RecX, with product MTARRGARSGRGWDAIPPRPDRQPLAPPEPRSPARAVPPAGPPRDESEVAREICLRQLAVRPRTRAELAQALTRRQIPAEVIAEVLDRYDEVGIIDDAAFARAWVSSRHHGRGLARRALAGELRRRGVDAEVASEALESLDDESEAATARALVDRKLRTATGNPEALFRRLAGMLARKGYPAGLAIRVVKDAMAERDTEAAQFVSGVDTDAYTDADGSVDLA from the coding sequence ATGACCGCACGACGCGGTGCGCGGTCGGGCCGAGGATGGGACGCCATCCCACCACGGCCCGACCGCCAGCCACTCGCTCCCCCCGAGCCGAGGTCCCCCGCCCGGGCGGTCCCTCCGGCCGGGCCGCCGCGCGACGAGTCCGAAGTGGCCCGCGAAATCTGCCTCAGGCAGTTGGCCGTCCGTCCCCGCACGCGGGCGGAGCTGGCGCAGGCGCTGACCCGCCGACAGATCCCGGCCGAGGTGATCGCCGAGGTGCTCGACCGGTACGACGAGGTCGGCATCATCGACGACGCGGCGTTCGCCCGTGCGTGGGTGTCCAGCAGGCATCACGGACGCGGGCTGGCGCGGCGTGCCCTGGCGGGCGAGTTGCGTCGGCGTGGCGTCGACGCCGAGGTGGCCAGCGAGGCGCTGGAGTCCCTCGACGACGAATCCGAGGCGGCCACCGCCCGTGCGCTGGTCGACCGCAAGCTGCGCACCGCGACGGGCAATCCGGAAGCGCTGTTCCGCCGACTCGCCGGAATGCTCGCACGCAAGGGGTATCCCGCAGGGCTGGCAATTCGTGTCGTCAAGGACGCCATGGCGGAACGCGACACCGAAGCGGCGCAATTCGTATCCGGGGTCGACACCGACGCATACACCGATGCCGACGGTTCGGTCGACCTCGCTTAG
- a CDS encoding glutamate ABC transporter substrate-binding protein, protein MRITRLAAAAGAVAMALAMAACGGGDGDGDGTGSSSSSGVVDKASKDKKLVIGVKADQPGLGLQSGTTYTGFDIEIAKILAKGLGVPESGIEWKTTVSSNREPFIQQGQVDLVVATYTINDERKKVVNFGGPYYVAGQDLLVAADSTITGPESLDGKKVCSVTGSTPAKRMQTDYPKAQLQLLDSYSKCVNLLASKSVDAVTTDDIILAGYAAQEQYAGKFKVVGKPFSTEPYGIGLKKTDTAGCNKINEILKASATDGSYKAAWDSTLGKSGKAAPELDVTKLTNCS, encoded by the coding sequence ATGCGCATCACCCGATTGGCAGCGGCGGCGGGGGCCGTCGCGATGGCGTTGGCGATGGCGGCGTGCGGCGGCGGCGACGGCGACGGCGACGGCACCGGTTCCAGCTCGTCCAGCGGCGTCGTGGACAAGGCGTCCAAGGACAAGAAGCTGGTCATCGGCGTCAAGGCCGACCAGCCCGGCCTGGGCCTGCAGTCCGGCACCACGTACACCGGGTTCGACATCGAGATCGCCAAGATCCTGGCGAAGGGTCTCGGCGTGCCGGAGTCCGGCATCGAGTGGAAGACCACGGTGTCGAGCAACCGCGAGCCGTTCATCCAGCAGGGCCAGGTGGACCTGGTGGTGGCGACGTACACGATCAACGACGAGCGCAAGAAGGTCGTCAACTTCGGTGGCCCGTACTACGTCGCGGGCCAGGACCTGCTGGTGGCGGCCGACTCGACCATCACCGGCCCGGAGTCGCTGGACGGCAAGAAGGTCTGCTCGGTGACCGGCTCCACCCCGGCCAAGCGCATGCAGACGGACTACCCGAAGGCGCAGCTGCAGCTGCTCGACTCGTACTCCAAGTGCGTGAACCTGCTGGCCTCGAAGTCGGTCGACGCGGTGACCACCGACGACATCATCCTCGCCGGGTACGCCGCCCAGGAGCAGTACGCGGGCAAGTTCAAGGTCGTCGGCAAGCCGTTCAGCACCGAGCCCTACGGCATCGGGCTGAAGAAGACCGACACCGCGGGCTGCAACAAGATCAATGAGATTCTCAAGGCGTCGGCGACCGACGGGTCGTACAAGGCGGCCTGGGATTCGACGCTCGGCAAGAGCGGCAAGGCCGCGCCCGAGCTGGACGTCACGAAGCTGACCAACTGCAGCTGA
- a CDS encoding Hsp20/alpha crystallin family protein, translating to MLVRTDPFRELDRWTRQMLGDSQPGTWSRPVAMPLDAYRTGDEFIVAFDLPGVTPDSIDIDIERNVLTVKAERRPLDLGDDAQLQASERPLGVFSRQLILSDVLDSERIQAGYDNGVLVLRIPVLEKAKPRKVNVAVNNSEPTAINA from the coding sequence ATGTTGGTGCGCACTGACCCGTTCCGGGAACTCGACCGGTGGACCCGGCAGATGCTCGGTGACTCCCAGCCCGGCACCTGGTCGCGGCCGGTCGCGATGCCGCTGGACGCGTACCGCACCGGCGACGAGTTCATCGTGGCGTTCGACCTGCCCGGCGTGACACCGGACAGCATCGATATCGACATCGAGCGCAACGTGCTGACGGTCAAGGCCGAGCGGCGGCCGCTGGATCTGGGCGACGACGCGCAACTACAGGCCTCGGAACGGCCGCTGGGCGTGTTCTCCCGCCAGCTGATCCTGTCCGACGTGCTCGACAGCGAGCGCATCCAGGCCGGCTACGACAACGGTGTACTGGTGCTGCGTATCCCGGTGCTGGAGAAGGCGAAGCCCCGCAAGGTCAACGTCGCGGTCAACAACAGCGAGCCGACCGCGATCAACGCCTGA